Proteins encoded by one window of Govania unica:
- a CDS encoding DUF2336 domain-containing protein, which yields MLKPLRNLLELWTPRSLPEDLSYEGARQVLEGREQSNLQALAARTDIQPEILYYLATHSAPDVRQAVAGNPATPHKANQLLVTDHVDEVRAELARKIARLLPDSDDAERTLLRDRTIELLEQLALDQAPKIRQILAEELKASTTAPKALIRCLARDPELAVAAPVLEYSPLLSDEDLKEIIAFSSVKGALSAIARRGLVSESVVEGIAAALDVPAVAALLANPQADIREDTLNFIIDNAAAIEDWHAPLVLRPNLSLRLMRRIAGFVASSLIEVMVRAQDIAPEDGAVLLNRVRERIQSEPLGAEDKLQVQATVTDLFVRGAIDEKFIIDAIDGQRRDALCQALALLADLAAPDVDKIFESRNARRIVALAWRAQLSMRTAFRLQAEVAHVPHRQLVNARDGVDYPLSPAQMAALMEPFQR from the coding sequence ATGCTGAAGCCGTTGCGAAACTTGCTGGAATTATGGACGCCGCGATCCTTGCCGGAGGATCTGAGCTATGAAGGCGCACGCCAGGTCCTTGAAGGCCGCGAGCAAAGCAACCTTCAGGCACTTGCCGCGCGCACCGATATCCAGCCCGAAATCCTCTACTATCTCGCTACCCATTCAGCCCCCGACGTGCGGCAGGCGGTGGCCGGCAATCCGGCAACGCCGCATAAGGCCAACCAGTTGCTGGTCACGGATCATGTCGATGAGGTCCGCGCCGAACTCGCGCGTAAAATCGCCCGCCTGCTGCCCGATAGCGACGATGCGGAACGCACCCTGCTCCGCGACCGCACGATCGAGCTTCTTGAGCAACTGGCCCTTGATCAAGCACCGAAAATCCGCCAGATCCTGGCCGAGGAACTGAAGGCCTCCACCACCGCGCCAAAGGCCCTGATCCGTTGTCTCGCGCGCGACCCCGAACTGGCCGTGGCCGCGCCGGTGCTTGAATATTCGCCGCTGCTGTCCGACGAGGATCTGAAGGAAATCATCGCCTTTTCCAGTGTGAAGGGCGCCCTCAGCGCTATCGCCCGCCGCGGCCTTGTGAGCGAGAGCGTGGTCGAGGGCATCGCCGCTGCCCTCGACGTGCCCGCCGTTGCCGCCCTCCTCGCCAACCCGCAGGCGGATATCCGCGAGGACACGCTGAATTTCATCATCGACAACGCCGCCGCCATCGAAGACTGGCATGCGCCTTTGGTGCTGCGTCCCAATCTTTCGCTACGGCTGATGCGGCGCATTGCCGGGTTTGTCGCCTCCTCGCTGATCGAAGTCATGGTGCGCGCGCAGGATATCGCGCCCGAGGATGGCGCGGTTTTATTGAACAGGGTGCGGGAGCGCATCCAGAGCGAACCGCTCGGGGCCGAAGACAAGCTTCAGGTGCAGGCTACCGTCACCGATCTTTTTGTCCGCGGGGCGATCGACGAAAAATTCATCATCGATGCCATCGATGGCCAACGCCGGGATGCGCTCTGTCAGGCGCTCGCGCTGCTTGCGGATCTCGCGGCCCCTGACGTCGATAAAATTTTCGAAAGCCGCAATGCCCGCCGCATCGTCGCGCTGGCCTGGCGGGCGCAGCTGTCCATGCGCACGGCCTTCCGCCTGCAGGCCGAGGTGGCCCATGTGCCACACCGCCAACTCGTGAACGCGCGGGACGGGGTAGACTACCCCTTGTCCCCCGCCCAGATGGCGGCGTTGATGGAGCCATTTCAGCGGTAA